In Triticum aestivum cultivar Chinese Spring chromosome 5B, IWGSC CS RefSeq v2.1, whole genome shotgun sequence, the following proteins share a genomic window:
- the LOC123113592 gene encoding putative phosphatidylglycerol/phosphatidylinositol transfer protein DDB_G0282179, with product MAPNHRPRDLLLLAAALLLSASCAAAADFEYCKKGRHYPVKVRGVEIVPDPVVRGEPATFKISASTDKTITKGKLVVDVWYFFFHVDSETHDLCAGTPCPATGEFELTSEQTLPSYTPPGSYSLQMKLMGDKNEELTCISFGFSIGFVTPVAVM from the exons ATGGCGCCCAACCACCGCCCCCGCGACCTGCTCCTTCTCGCCGCGGCGCTCCTGCTCTCCgcctcctgcgccgccgccgccgacttcgAGTACTGCA AAAAGGGGCGCCACTATCCGGTGAAGGTGAGAGGTGTGGAGATCGTCCCCGACCCCGTCGTGCGCGGCGAGCCCGCCACCTTCAAGATCTCCGCCTCCACCG ATAAAACCATCACCAAAGGGAAGCTGGTGGTAGATGTGTGGTACTTCTTTTTCCACGTCGATTCAGAGACTCATGACTTGTGTGCTGGGACTCCCTGTCCCGCAACAGGCGAATTCGAACTAACCAGCGAACAGACCTTGCCATCTTACACCCCGCCA GGTTCTTACAGCCTCCAGATGAAGCTGATGGGAGACAAGAACGAGGAGCTGACCTGCATCTCGTTCGGGTTCAGCATCGGGTTCGTCACGCCTGTCGCCGTTATGTGA